The following is a genomic window from Amphiura filiformis chromosome 4, Afil_fr2py, whole genome shotgun sequence.
AACCTCGGCGGGGGACACAAACACGGGTAAGACAGtggtacaggctgagtcaaaagaagtaaactcatgtttgaggggctgtaactcgagatctgtaaggaatctgctagaaatgaaaataccactggaaagagcaaatgctacacgtctaaatacaaaaaagaattgttgtaattgctcacagcaaactcaggttatactcatttgaatataaccacccatttttgtagctgcacacggtttcacttcccaagtagggcctacctattatatgtATTGGTAAGgggcgatattcaaatgcaaataaagttctgtggcaggtgtggtttcgatcaataattcctacatgttaaagggctcttttcaatatgaattttacctcattgcactaccttataataaaacgggccaaatgacaacatggcaccacaatttacggcacgggagcgcacgtttctgtcgacgaagtatcatgaaactaagagtcccactgaagttcagcgtctttttcgtgtCCAATTTCCtatagctaaccgggtttcatgtaaggcagtatataagaatgtgaacaagctcaatgtgcatgggacactaaggaacagactgCCGGAAGCTTCagacagaccacgaactgctagatcacaagtgaacattgctagagttatagacatgcgttacagcaagaccaaagatcagctcaatcctttacccaacattccgaatcaagcttctgccggatcgttcgtaaagacttgaattggtatccctacaaactatatagtaccgtcatggactttgttgaatattaattaaaagcaagagttgtcttttcaacaataaatcctgttagcactttgctgattcgtcgaaattgaaatgaatgaaaatcaatcagccttgtgcagctacaaaaatgggtggttgtattcaaatgagtataactttagtttgctgtgagcaattgcaacaattcttttatttatttagacgtgtaaaattcactctttccagtggtattttcaatTTTAGCAGATTCATtgtagatcttgagttacagcccctcaaacatgagtttacttctttttgactcagcctgtatggcATAATAAATCAATAAAGGTGAAAATATTGAACTAAATATCTAAATAAATAAGATTCCTGTATGGGACATAAAACTGCATAATTAGGATGATAATAATTAGATGTATATTATTGGAAGTTAattcataaaaaacaaaaacaaatatagaAACATTTGTTTCTGATTAAtttgtttcaagtgaaagaagTCTGAACAAAACTATGCATAAAAAGCCCATGTtggaaagtgcaacttttttttttaagatgGTAAAacgtagcaacaaaaacccgctcacttgatgcataactaaccAGTCTATGTTTCAAACTttgaaacaagagaattgatcaagtcgTTTTGGGGACTTACTTCTTTGGAACCGTTTATTATTATAGTCCTTGCTGACtgaaaatgtcaaggtcattttttCATCCGTTTTGGTCTTTGGTTGGAAAAGTAGCGTATGGTgtgattaatttgtttgtttttaatgtaGGATCAGAGATTCTGACATCTTTCTCGACATCCATATCTGTCATACAGACACATGCCAGGACTGCAGCAAACAGGTAACAATAATTGTTTTATACTTGAAGGCAGCAATGAAAAGAGGTCAAAAAAATCAAATGTATGACGAAAAGAAAACCCAGCGTTGTGTCCATTTTCCTAGGCTAAGTTTTAACAGAGAAGATCTTATCTTATCTGGTTTAAACAATCGCGCTATATCACTGGATAATATACTTCCATGTCCAATGTCTCAATTTGTCGTTCACTAGCATTATTTATATTGACAGAAACATTAACCTCAAGCTAACGATTTATGAAATCTATTTTTCTGCAGCAATGCCGACTATGTTCAAAATGTTTGTCTGAAGATGATACAAAAATGCTGAAGGTGTCATTTGCTGAAAATATAAATCGCCAAGGACTCCGTCGAGTATATCCTCCACAGATGGTATGAATTCAGTCTGTTCCTCAGTCTCTTTGGAGCTCATTGGCAGCACCACAGGgaagggatggggggggggggggagttcttCCCCAAAAGGCTTTCCAGCCCGGTGGACactgcccccagtcagaacttaaAGACCACCAAAAATCTCACTGTTATTGTGCAAAAATGCCTAAATTTAGGCAAGTTTTCCGATTGCACCACCCAGATCCATGCTGCCTCTTTTCCCCCAGCAAAAAAtcttcctggtgccgccactggttccTATGTGTGTGTCTCTCCTGTGTGTATATCACTATCTTCCTAGATTACTTCATCCCTCATCGTGTCTCTCCTTCCCCTAtcgtttctttttttctctctctccctctctcgaTCGCTCTCTGCGTCTTTCTCTcagactgattttttttaaacagttgTATATATCTTTTTATACCTCATGCAGACGCAAAAGGATGCTAGATCATACGATGAGACCAAAGACCGTCAGCTTTCAGTATCTGACCAAATCAACATGGCGTGGTTTAGACAAAAATGTATTGAGGATTCAGCCTGGTGTACTTGACAAATGCTTTCACGATGTCATCGCATTTTCCATCTTCATGATCTTGGATTATTAACGATGTTCGACCTTCACAGTAAGAAGTATCGAATCTCTCAGCTAGACTCCAGTATTCAATCTCAGTGCCATTTCGCTGAAGTTGATTGTTCAAGACGGCATGTATCAAATGTAAAGTATAAGAACCCAGTGACCCTCAAGTGAAGAGTTATTAGATAAGGATGAAAGCTGCCTCATATCTTGTCCTGAAAATGGAAGCCTCCACTTGCATCCAATCAAGTACCATCCCCTCTTCTCCTTGCGGAGTACCTGTACCTTCAGTACCATCCCTGTAAATACCACCCACTCTGGCCTGTCCTTCAGTATACATATCCTCCCATCAAGTACCATACTCTTAAGAACCTTGTATCACCTCTCCAAGGATATTTTCTTTATCTATATACCATTCAAGTAAGCACCCTAATCTTATAGTACCCTTTCCTTTAGTACCCTCCGGGCCTCCCCATCAAGTATCTAATCAGAAGTACTGTTCCCTTCTGTTGTACAATCTCCCTTCTGCACCATCCCTATAAGCACCCCCTCTGAGTACACTCTCCTTACACCAGCATCACTGTCTTGATAGCGTCTTCACCTCCGAAAATGGTTTCTGTCGGGTGAAGTTTATGAGAGGTATCATGAACAAGTCTACACTTCCTACCTCAGTCTTactaacacacacacacaccggtAGACATATAGCTTAATCAAGAagacaaaaaaatacaatgtaattTCATTCAATGTTACCGAGATGTCTTGGTAAAGTTTTATTGGGAAAATAATACTGAGATTATACAGAATACTGAAATATTTTCAGTCTGATACTGCCTGTGTTTTTGTGTTCATTtcaacaaataaaataaacaaccATGTGTATAAAAGTAGTAAAATGTAGTGAAGGACTAGAATGTGAAGTAGGTTACAGGGACGGGGTGGGATTGGGGTATGACACATGGATCCGGATAGTCAGGGGGTCTAAATTTTAACCTGGCCCAGGGTCATGAAacggtaaatccagccctgatcATAAACCCTTGCAAAAATGAATACTGTGATAATCTACAACCTATAGTGGAACCTTTGTATGGTCTTGATTACCAGTTTCACTGTTTAAAATGACATTGTCCTGGGTCCAGATCAGGTTTGAGCATATCAAACACCAGACCTATTTAGTCAGGAATACTACAAATATTGCTTTAGTTCAGATACATTTTGCaaagttatatatcaaatatgaatacaatattaaaaattaacataCTGGATAATTATAGACTTCTGGATACAAAAGCATGTCCattgccaggatttttttttctttctggggGTGCAGGACTTCCAAAAGGTGCCCCCTTTTCAAAACAGCTCAGTTTGCCTGACAGATGTGGACTTTTATCCCTCAAGAGTGGACTTCATTCAGGATCTGGTGTGAGCATTCTCACATAAGAAAGTGGATActgtgatattttctcaaaaaatttttTGGGCATATATTAGCACATGTCAACAACAAGAGTGGACCCTTTGGGGCAACCCACACCCTCTAGCTTATGAGCCTGTACACAAAAGTAACAttattgaatgacatttgaaacatATTAATAGAAAAATCATATAAGTGCTCATCCCATTGTTAACTGAGTGGTTCAAATTAATCTCACAATGGTAAGTCAATCTGGTTAACAAGTACTTTGTTTGCAATGTAATAAACAAAACAtgtaataacatcaaaatatccttgactattgttaaatttgttttaacTAATTAATAATTTTAAACTATATACTGAATAACATGAAAATATGCATTTATTCATTCTTTAATTTAAGTTTGAACAGTCTGAAGTTATTTACGACCTATCAAATAACCATTACACCTGTTTCAGTCCAAGTTTCTCTATTACGAAATATAACAAGAAAATACTTTTTCTATCATATTAAAAATCTTACTCAAATAGCAATAAATAAGTTGGAAAATATTACTTTAGtttctttttatataattttaaacagtaacaaatgttttgtatttttgatttaaaacttttgatccaaacacaaagaaataattcctacctcgcaAATACTGTTCAATTATGAATAGCTTTTCTGCAAATCTTAAAATTACTGATTATTTCAATGACTGATGTAGATTACTTCAAGTTTTTTAAACTTTCAAAATTGTCCTGGTCAACTTGGTTCATGCCTTTTTGCTGTTCAGCATCAAAGCAATTATTTTCTTGAAGCTATCTCAGGTACACTTTTGACTATTTATAGGAGAACGGAAGTGGTATCAAGCTTAATCCAAGATATACAAGTTTATGTCGGTTAGGACTGTTGCGGTTAGGGaacaacaaaaaatcattaaagctATTTTAAGCATAATTTTGACTCATTTCGGAGACTTGACATGTATCGACTCAAAGTTTTCATTTCATGTACTGGAAACATGGTAAACATAACTATTACTACGAAAAATATTATTAGAACATAAAATATGATACTTGTACGATATAAATGATCAAGTTATGTATAAAATAAGATGACAAAATCTACTCTACTACaacaatcaaaatacaaactatacTAATCATCAAACTATACCATGGCAGGCTACAATGTGTTTGCTAGTACAATCATCAAGAGAACTTTAATCGCATTGTTTTTGGTTTATGCTGTCAACGTCAAAGACAGAATAATGGATAAAGAACTGAAGTTGGTATAAAAAGGTGAGTTGTATTAGGAAGAGTGATGCATTCtgaaagctctcaggtgagcacAAATAAGCTTTGAGTAATTACTGAACTTTCTTCATCAAGGTGAGTTGTAATTAAAATATCAGCCTAGACTTTTGCCTACTTTCATTTGGCAGTAGACACACATACTGTAATTTCAATAAAAAGGATTAGTACCCAAACTACCCATCAGTTACctatttattgaaaagcctgctttttcaaaatgcaaaagtgAATGAATCGTAATTTATAGTTTTTATGACAATTGATAACATTACGGTAATCTATAAATTAGGCAGGTGTTATAGTGCATTTAATGCTGCTGCAATCTTGTCCAAGTTGATACTGATGGGAGCCAATAACCAATGTTTTAATACAGACTATTGATTTTGGTAGTTCAGGTTATTGTGAAAATTATATCTTGTGATGCATATACATATTTGTGGAGGAGACTATCAAACACCCTGGtctttttatttttaaacttgaCAGAATGACATCTGTTATACACTGTGTTCACCTTGCCTTTGGTCACAAATCATTTCTTGTGACAAATGCCTGTAGTTTCACTACTTTGCTAGTTAGATATATAACTACTGTAATTAACAAGATAATATACAACTTAAAATATAACCATTATATCGGTAAAATAACATAGACTTACAGCAAGCAGCCTTCGAATCTTGTAATACTGAGATACAAAGAAAACAGAACAAAAGTACAATCTTACCGTTTTTCTTATAAAATGATTCAAATCAAGCAATGTGGAAATCAGCTGCACAATATCACATCAAGACTCTAAACAGTACACTACACTAGTTCTACATAAAACAATAGATTACATGCAGGGGTTTTGCCAGGTTCCAAACAATTCGGTTCCCATCCTCAGACCCAATAGCCATTTCGACCTGGTATTTAGATGCCAGTGAGTGCACCACCACAtagcaaaattacaaaataaaaatggTGACAGTTCATCACGATGCGACCGTAATAACAAAAATTTAAACTTAAAACAAAAACCTACAAACATCTCGTCTGGAATTTTTATCAGATAGTTTATGGATGGCATAGACATTTTTCATAATGTCCAAATGTGTGATTGCCTGTCCAAAGTACAGGTAGACTGGGCACTGGCTAAGCCCTTGCTAACATGCTACAACAGAGAGGTAAGGGCTGATATTGACAAATCAACAGCAAATATAATCTTTCATAGGATTTTTTTCAATATATTTAAACTTCTTTGCATAGAATCTT
Proteins encoded in this region:
- the LOC140151298 gene encoding probable tubulin polyglutamylase ttll-15 isoform X1; this translates as MRWDFLLDEELNIHLVEANMSPDLMQEGVRQIRTKNEHLIFSAMNTMGYNLGGGHKHGIRDSDIFLDIHICHTDTCQDCSKQQCRLCSKCLSEDDTKMLKVSFAENINRQGLRRVYPPQMTQKDARSYDETKDRQLSVSDQINMAWFRQKCIEDSAWCT
- the LOC140151298 gene encoding uncharacterized protein isoform X2; amino-acid sequence: MRWDFLLDEELNIHLVEANMSPDLMQEGVRQIRTKNEHLIFSAMNTMGYNLGGGHKHGIRDSDIFLDIHICHTDTCQDCSKQTQKDARSYDETKDRQLSVSDQINMAWFRQKCIEDSAWCT